One window of Tachysurus vachellii isolate PV-2020 chromosome 21, HZAU_Pvac_v1, whole genome shotgun sequence genomic DNA carries:
- the drg2 gene encoding developmentally-regulated GTP-binding protein 2: MGILEKIAEIEREIARTQKNKATEYHLGLLKAKLAKYRAQLLEPSKSAGAKGEGFDVMKSGDARVALIGFPSVGKSTFLSLMTSTESEAASYEFTTLTCIPGVIEYKGANIQLLDLPGIIEGAAQGKGRGRQVIAVARTADVVIMMLDATKGDVQRQLLEKELESVGIRLNRYKPNIYFKPKKGGGLSFNSTVPLTHCSEKLVQLILHEYKIFNAEVLFREDCTSDEFIDVIVGNRVYMPCLYVYNKVDQISIEEVDRLAHQSNSVVISCGMKLNLDYLLEQLWEYLALICLYTKKRGERPDFGDAIIMRRGATVEHVCHRIHRTLASQFKYALVWGTSTKYSPQRVGLTHIMEHEDVIQIVKK; this comes from the exons cAACCGAGTACCATCTTGGTTTGCTAAAAGCCAAGCTTGCCAAGTACAGAGCCCAGCTTCTGGAGCCTTCCAAATCAGCCGGAGCCAAAGGTGAAGGCTTTGATGTTATGAAATCGGGAGATGCCAGGGTTGCTCTTATTGGATTTCCATCAGTTGGCAAG TCTACCTTTCTGAGCTTAATGACCTCAACAGAAAGTGAAGCAGCTTCATATGAGTTCACCACACTGACCTGCATCCCAGGTGTTATTGAG TATAAAGGTGCCAACATTCAGCTGCTGGATTTGCCTGGAATCATTGAAGGAGCAGCTCAAG GAAAGGGTAGAGGCAGACAGGTGATCGCTGTAGCCAGAACCGCTGATGTGGTTATCATGATGCTGGATGCAACCAAAGGTGATGTGCAAAG GCAACTTCTGGAAAAAGAACTTGAATCTGTTGGAATCAGGCTGAACCGGTACAAACCTAATATTTACTTTAAG CCCAAGAAAGGTGGTGGTCTGTCCTTCAATTCAACGGTTCCTCTCACACATTGCTCTGAGAAGCTTGTGCAGCTCATTCTTCATGAGTATA aaatctttAATGCTGAGGTTTTGTTTAGAGAAGACTGTACATCAGACGAATTTATTGACGTCATTGTGGGCAACAGAGTATACATGCCTTGTTTATAC GTGTACAACAAAGTGGACCAGATTTCAATAGAAGAAGTAGACCGTCTCGCCCATCAGTCCAACAGTGTGGTGATCAGCTGTGGCATGAAGCTGAATCTAGACTACCTCCTGGAGCAGCTGTGGGAATATCTGGCTCTGATCTGTCTCTACACCAAGAAGAGAGGAG AACGGCCAGATTTTGGTGACGCGATCATCATGAGAAGAGGTGCAACAGTAGAACATGTG TGTCACAGAATCCACAGAACATTAGCCAGCCAGTTTAAGTACGCACTTGTCTGG GGAACGAGCACGAAGTACAGCCCGCAGCGAGTAGGACTGACGCACATTATGGAACACGAGGACGTCATTCAGATCgtgaagaaataa